Proteins encoded in a region of the Tepidibacillus fermentans genome:
- a CDS encoding phosphatidate cytidylyltransferase, which produces MKKRIITGLVGGIGFLYLVFLGGVPYSLFILVLATIGYYEFLKMNHTNFFSIQGILGLLSVIAIILGLNPIVPFFERLSILHIFIISLWIFLAFVVFVKNEITFDQISILLVGAIYVSFGFGFMLKARLIENGFALTLFVLITTWASDSGAYFSGRFFGKNKLWPEISPKKTIEGSIGGILLAIVAGLLMNQILHFTSIMTTVVLASILVSIVGQIGDLVESALKRSKGVKDSGNLLPGHGGVLDRFDSLIFTFPILFLLFNL; this is translated from the coding sequence ATGAAAAAAAGAATCATAACCGGATTAGTAGGTGGAATTGGTTTCTTATATTTAGTTTTTCTCGGGGGTGTCCCTTATTCGTTATTTATTCTTGTATTGGCCACAATAGGCTATTATGAATTTCTTAAAATGAATCATACGAATTTTTTTTCAATTCAAGGTATTCTAGGGTTATTGTCCGTTATTGCTATTATTCTCGGCCTTAATCCGATAGTTCCTTTTTTTGAGCGTTTATCTATTTTACATATATTCATAATTAGTCTCTGGATATTTCTAGCTTTCGTTGTCTTTGTAAAAAATGAGATTACTTTTGACCAGATTTCTATCCTTTTAGTTGGAGCAATTTATGTTTCTTTTGGCTTTGGTTTTATGTTGAAGGCAAGATTGATTGAAAATGGGTTTGCCTTAACCTTATTTGTATTAATTACAACCTGGGCATCCGATTCAGGAGCTTATTTTAGCGGACGATTTTTTGGGAAAAATAAACTTTGGCCAGAAATTAGCCCGAAAAAGACAATTGAAGGTTCAATCGGAGGCATATTGTTGGCGATCGTTGCTGGGTTATTGATGAATCAAATCTTACATTTTACGAGTATAATGACTACAGTGGTCTTAGCGAGTATACTTGTATCTATCGTAGGGCAAATTGGAGACTTAGTTGAATCAGCATTAAAACGTTCAAAAGGAGTTAAAGACTCTGGTAATTTATTACCTGGACACGGTGGTGTTTTAGATCGATTTGATAGCCTCATTTTTACCTTCCCAATATTGTTTCTACTCTTTAATTTGTAA
- the frr gene encoding ribosome recycling factor — MPQTIKKNVDEKMSKAIVSLKKDLASVRAGRANPSLLDKVHVEYYGTSTPINQLANISAPDPRTLVIQPWDKSVIGEIEKAILKSDLGLTPTNDGIVIRITIPQLTEERRKDLVKVVKKMGEESKVAIRNIRRDGNDDLKKLEKNGDISEDELRRTQEEIQKLTDKYIAEVDTIVSVKEKEIMEV, encoded by the coding sequence ATGCCTCAAACCATTAAAAAAAATGTAGATGAAAAAATGAGTAAAGCCATTGTTAGTTTAAAGAAGGATCTTGCAAGTGTAAGAGCTGGAAGAGCCAATCCATCTTTACTTGACAAAGTTCATGTCGAATATTATGGTACATCAACTCCAATCAATCAATTAGCAAATATCTCAGCTCCAGATCCACGTACACTAGTGATCCAACCTTGGGATAAAAGCGTAATTGGAGAAATTGAAAAAGCTATTTTAAAATCCGATCTTGGACTTACCCCAACAAATGATGGAATTGTGATTCGGATAACAATACCACAATTAACTGAAGAAAGAAGAAAAGATCTTGTTAAAGTTGTGAAAAAAATGGGAGAAGAAAGTAAAGTAGCGATTCGAAATATTCGTCGTGATGGAAATGATGATTTGAAAAAGCTTGAGAAAAATGGTGATATATCTGAAGACGAACTTCGACGAACCCAAGAAGAAATTCAAAAATTAACAGATAAATATATTGCTGAAGTCGATACAATCGTAAGTGTAAAAGAAAAAGAAATCATGGAAGTATAA
- a CDS encoding endolytic transglycosylase MltG yields MFRNRNFLMGLGIGLMISSFIFMILPTKNQDDFSTKDQSKPLSIQEIKEAANKYGYQLYTKEEIEQIKNKNQTQSQPYKDQGTPISFRIEKGMSTNEIADLLYKQRIIKDKQEFIEILQKQGLVKEIKAGTYSYSPEMTMNDVIVLITNKP; encoded by the coding sequence ATGTTTAGAAACCGAAATTTTTTAATGGGGTTAGGAATTGGATTGATGATTAGTAGTTTCATTTTCATGATTTTACCTACAAAAAACCAAGATGATTTTTCTACAAAAGACCAATCCAAACCATTATCTATACAAGAAATTAAAGAGGCTGCTAATAAATATGGGTACCAGTTATACACAAAGGAAGAAATAGAACAAATAAAGAACAAGAATCAAACACAGTCACAACCATATAAAGATCAAGGAACTCCCATATCTTTTAGAATTGAGAAAGGGATGTCCACCAATGAAATTGCAGATTTGCTCTACAAGCAACGTATCATTAAAGATAAACAAGAATTCATAGAAATTCTTCAGAAGCAAGGTCTAGTAAAAGAAATTAAAGCAGGTACTTATTCTTATTCTCCAGAAATGACGATGAATGATGTAATTGTTCTAATCACGAATAAACCCTGA
- the tsf gene encoding translation elongation factor Ts, which produces MEIKASAVKELREKTGAGMMDCKKALTEANGDMEKAIEILREKGIASAAKKAGRIAAEGIVESYIHGGGRIGVLVEVNCETDFVAKTNEFKTFVRDVAMHIAATNPKYIAREEVPQEEIEKERQILTQQALNEGKPEKIVEKMVEGRLEKFYKEICLLEQPFVKDPDKTIDQLVKEQIAKIGENINIRRFVRFELGEGLEKRVDNFVEEVMSQAKM; this is translated from the coding sequence ATGGAAATTAAAGCATCAGCTGTTAAAGAACTTCGTGAAAAAACTGGCGCAGGAATGATGGATTGTAAAAAAGCACTAACTGAAGCAAATGGCGATATGGAAAAAGCGATTGAAATTCTTCGTGAAAAAGGAATTGCATCTGCTGCTAAAAAGGCTGGCCGTATTGCAGCAGAAGGTATTGTTGAATCATACATTCATGGTGGTGGACGTATCGGCGTTCTTGTAGAAGTAAATTGTGAAACAGATTTCGTGGCAAAGACGAATGAATTTAAAACCTTTGTTCGTGATGTTGCTATGCATATTGCAGCAACAAATCCAAAATACATTGCTCGTGAAGAGGTACCTCAAGAGGAGATCGAAAAAGAGCGTCAGATTTTAACTCAACAAGCTTTAAATGAAGGAAAACCTGAAAAGATCGTTGAAAAAATGGTTGAAGGACGTTTAGAGAAATTCTATAAAGAAATTTGTCTCTTGGAGCAACCATTTGTGAAAGATCCCGACAAAACGATTGATCAATTAGTAAAAGAGCAAATCGCTAAAATTGGCGAAAATATTAATATTCGTCGTTTCGTTCGTTTCGAATTAGGGGAAGGATTAGAAAAAAGGGTAGACAATTTCGTTGAAGAAGTTATGTCACAGGCTAAAATGTAA
- a CDS encoding isoprenyl transferase: MFKGLFQNTKNNSTKIVNIEDLNPFNIPKHVAIIMDGNGRWAKGKGLPRIAGHRAGMEAIKRVAKAANKVGVEIVTLFAFSTENWKRPENEVNFLMGLPQEFLLKEIDELNEQNVQVKIMGFDENLPEHTIKAVREAERRTEKNTGLILNFALNYGSRHEIVHATKSIVHDVLEGKITEQQIDERLLGQYLLTKNYPDPDLLIRTSGELRLSNFLLWQMAYTELYFTSAFWPEFNEQHFIEAIYDYQQRGRRFGAI; this comes from the coding sequence ATGTTTAAAGGACTTTTTCAAAATACAAAAAATAATTCCACAAAAATAGTAAATATTGAAGATCTAAACCCTTTCAATATACCGAAACATGTAGCAATTATTATGGATGGAAATGGTAGATGGGCAAAAGGAAAAGGATTGCCAAGAATCGCAGGACATCGTGCTGGAATGGAGGCAATTAAAAGAGTTGCTAAAGCGGCAAATAAAGTAGGGGTTGAAATTGTCACATTATTTGCTTTTTCGACTGAAAATTGGAAAAGACCTGAAAATGAAGTGAATTTTTTAATGGGTCTTCCTCAAGAATTTCTTCTAAAGGAAATCGATGAATTAAACGAGCAAAATGTTCAAGTAAAAATTATGGGCTTTGATGAAAATTTACCGGAACATACAATTAAGGCAGTACGTGAGGCAGAGAGAAGAACAGAAAAGAATACAGGCCTTATTCTTAATTTCGCTTTGAATTATGGTAGTCGACATGAAATTGTTCATGCCACAAAATCAATTGTTCATGACGTTCTAGAAGGAAAAATCACTGAACAGCAAATTGATGAGAGGCTTCTTGGACAATATTTATTAACAAAGAATTATCCGGATCCTGATTTACTGATCCGCACAAGCGGTGAATTGCGATTAAGTAATTTTTTGTTATGGCAAATGGCTTACACAGAACTCTATTTTACATCAGCTTTCTGGCCAGAATTTAATGAACAACATTTCATAGAAGCCATTTATGATTACCAACAAAGGGGTCGAAGGTTTGGGGCAATCTAA
- the pyrH gene encoding UMP kinase, with protein sequence MERPKYKRVVLKLSGEALAGQQKYGIDPIFISSIANQIKEIVELGVQVAVVVGGGNIWRGVAGSAKGMDRATADYMGMLATVMNSLALQDALENISVPTRVQTSIEMRQVAEPYIRRKAIRHLEKNRVVIFAAGTGNPYFSTDTTAALRAAEIEADVILMAKNKVDGVYSADPIKDKNAVKYDTLTYLEVIKRGLGVMDSTASSLCMDNNIPLIVFNISEEGNIKKVILGEKIGTIIGGEK encoded by the coding sequence ATGGAGCGTCCAAAATATAAACGCGTTGTTTTAAAATTAAGTGGGGAGGCTTTAGCTGGCCAACAGAAGTATGGAATTGATCCTATATTCATTTCTTCAATTGCTAATCAAATTAAAGAAATTGTAGAATTAGGCGTACAAGTAGCTGTAGTCGTTGGTGGGGGAAATATTTGGCGAGGAGTTGCTGGAAGTGCGAAAGGAATGGACCGTGCGACGGCAGATTATATGGGGATGTTAGCAACGGTGATGAATTCTTTAGCGCTACAAGATGCCTTAGAGAATATTTCTGTACCAACCCGAGTTCAAACTTCAATCGAAATGAGACAAGTTGCTGAACCTTATATTCGTCGAAAAGCGATCCGTCACTTAGAGAAAAATCGAGTCGTTATTTTTGCTGCTGGTACAGGAAACCCTTATTTCTCTACAGATACGACCGCTGCACTTAGGGCTGCTGAGATTGAAGCAGATGTTATTCTTATGGCAAAGAATAAAGTAGATGGAGTATATTCTGCAGATCCAATCAAAGATAAAAACGCTGTGAAGTATGATACACTTACATATTTAGAAGTCATTAAAAGAGGTTTAGGAGTTATGGACTCTACAGCTTCTTCATTATGTATGGATAATAATATTCCGTTAATTGTATTTAATATTTCAGAAGAAGGTAATATTAAAAAGGTAATCCTTGGTGAGAAAATCGGTACAATCATTGGAGGGGAAAAATAA
- a CDS encoding DUF2802 domain-containing protein, giving the protein MGEIWVEILLFLFGVGIVVLAFFKPKDQQLMEEKIEKIIEDFTFQFSLENDEFIQKIKESQQQFFTNVEQKVNLIEERLNKLEKSQKTLSQQINPKYQEVMRLYQNGESIQQIARKTNMGQGEVELVIELMKKGFSYV; this is encoded by the coding sequence ATGGGAGAAATATGGGTAGAAATTCTTCTTTTTTTATTTGGAGTTGGAATTGTTGTCCTCGCATTTTTTAAACCCAAAGACCAACAGTTGATGGAAGAAAAAATTGAAAAAATCATTGAAGATTTTACGTTTCAATTTTCTTTGGAAAATGATGAATTCATCCAAAAAATTAAAGAATCGCAACAACAATTTTTTACAAATGTTGAGCAAAAGGTCAATCTCATAGAAGAACGATTAAATAAACTCGAAAAAAGCCAAAAAACACTTTCCCAACAAATCAATCCCAAATATCAAGAGGTGATGAGACTCTATCAAAATGGGGAAAGTATTCAGCAAATCGCACGAAAAACCAATATGGGGCAAGGAGAAGTAGAACTCGTTATTGAATTGATGAAGAAAGGGTTTTCATATGTTTAG
- a CDS encoding pyruvate carboxylase, whose protein sequence is MNEVRQFRKVLVANRGEIAIRIFRACTELNIRTVAIYSEEDSVSLHRFKADEAYLVGKGKGPVEAYLDIDGILEIAKRHDVDAIHPGYGFLSENAEFARRCEEEGIAFIGPKPEHIQMFGDKVKARQMAIEAGIPVVPGTEQPIEHLQDAIFFAKEHGYPIMVKAALGGGGRGMRIVHNQEELAEAIERARSEARLAFGHPEVYIEKYLEKPKHIEVQVLADKYGHAVHLFERDCSVQRRHQKVVEVAPALTLSERLKNQIYDAALKLMKKANYVNAGTVEFLVTPDENFYFIEVNPRIQVEHTISELITGIDIVQAQIRIAEGYALDSEEIGIFSQDAIEKKGYAIQCRITTEDPEKGFLPDTGRIVAYRSASGFGVRLDAGNGFAGSEITPYYDSLIVKVSTYANTFDQAAKKMLRTLREFRIRGVKTNILFLENLVQNPAFLKGDYDTSFIDAHPELFILPKRQDRATKLLSYIGHITVNGFEGLPKKEKKPIFHPPRIPNTSIKEPYPYGTKQRLEQEGVDGLIQWILQQEKVLITDTTLRDAHQSLFATRMRTYDMLQIAEATSKLAPELFSLEMWGGATFDASMRFLKEDPWERLHQLRERIPNILFQMLIRGANAVGYTNYPDNVIKAFIQESAKAGIDIFRIFDSLNWLEGMKVSIETVRETGKIAEAAICYTGDILDPSRNKYTLQYYVNLAKELEKAGAHIIGIKDMAGLLKPYAAYQLVKALKEEVALPIHLHTHDTSGNGQATLLKAIEAGVDIVDVAMSAMSGLTSQPSLNGLVAALEHRERETGLNLDNLQKLDHYWEDIRPYYGCFESGLKSSSAEVYKYEMPGGQYTNLKQQAISLGLRDRFDEVKEMYAKVNQMFGDIIKVTPSSKVVGDMALFMVQNNLTEQDIYERGEKIDFPDSVIQFFQGYLGQPYGGFPERLQEIILKGRDYITCRPGELLPPVDFDQLEDELTKKINRKPSKQELLSYALYPKVFLEKEAFIKEYGNMAILDTSTFFYGMRPGEKIAVEIEKGKTLIIRLTSIGELKSDGSRTIYFELNGIPREVIVRDQSTGITIQKRRTADRDNPLHVGATMPGKVVKIMVERGDSVAKGDYLVVTEAMKMETTIQASYDGVIKDVYVKPGDTVEIGDLLIEFEYIKQK, encoded by the coding sequence ATGAATGAAGTTCGGCAGTTTCGTAAAGTTCTTGTGGCTAATCGTGGCGAAATAGCTATTCGTATTTTTCGTGCATGTACTGAATTAAATATTCGCACCGTTGCCATTTATTCAGAGGAAGATAGTGTTTCTCTTCATCGTTTTAAAGCAGATGAAGCCTATTTAGTGGGAAAAGGGAAAGGTCCCGTCGAAGCATACCTCGACATTGATGGGATTCTTGAAATCGCTAAGCGGCATGATGTCGATGCGATTCATCCAGGGTATGGATTTCTATCAGAAAATGCGGAGTTTGCCCGTCGTTGTGAAGAAGAGGGCATTGCTTTTATTGGTCCAAAACCAGAACATATTCAAATGTTCGGCGATAAAGTCAAAGCAAGACAAATGGCGATAGAAGCTGGTATTCCAGTGGTCCCAGGTACAGAACAACCCATTGAACATTTACAAGATGCTATTTTCTTTGCGAAAGAACACGGTTATCCCATTATGGTCAAAGCTGCATTAGGTGGCGGCGGCCGAGGAATGAGGATTGTTCACAATCAAGAAGAATTGGCAGAAGCCATTGAAAGAGCCCGTTCCGAAGCCCGTTTAGCTTTTGGCCATCCAGAAGTCTATATTGAAAAATATTTAGAAAAACCAAAACATATTGAAGTGCAAGTACTTGCTGACAAATATGGTCATGCTGTTCATTTATTTGAACGGGATTGTTCTGTCCAACGACGCCATCAAAAAGTGGTAGAAGTGGCCCCAGCTTTAACCCTATCTGAACGTTTAAAAAATCAAATTTATGATGCAGCTTTAAAATTGATGAAAAAGGCGAATTATGTGAATGCAGGAACCGTTGAATTCTTGGTAACACCTGATGAAAATTTTTATTTTATTGAGGTTAATCCGAGAATTCAAGTAGAGCATACCATTAGTGAGTTGATTACTGGCATCGATATTGTCCAAGCCCAAATTAGGATAGCCGAAGGATACGCATTAGATAGTGAGGAAATTGGGATCTTTTCTCAAGATGCAATTGAGAAAAAAGGATATGCTATTCAATGCCGCATCACCACAGAAGATCCAGAGAAAGGATTTTTACCTGATACAGGACGAATTGTAGCCTATCGTTCGGCTAGTGGATTTGGAGTACGCCTTGATGCAGGCAATGGTTTTGCTGGTTCAGAAATTACTCCTTATTATGACTCTCTTATTGTCAAGGTATCAACTTATGCCAATACTTTTGATCAAGCAGCAAAGAAAATGCTTCGTACGTTGCGGGAGTTTCGCATTCGAGGAGTAAAAACAAACATCTTGTTTTTGGAAAACTTGGTCCAAAACCCGGCGTTTTTAAAAGGAGATTATGATACTTCCTTTATTGATGCACATCCTGAATTATTCATCTTACCAAAACGGCAAGATCGGGCAACGAAACTTCTTTCTTATATCGGCCACATCACAGTCAATGGATTCGAAGGATTACCAAAAAAGGAGAAAAAACCAATCTTTCATCCACCGAGAATCCCAAATACTTCCATTAAAGAGCCTTACCCTTACGGTACAAAACAAAGGCTGGAACAAGAGGGAGTGGATGGTCTCATTCAATGGATTTTACAACAAGAAAAGGTGCTCATCACGGATACGACTTTACGTGATGCCCATCAATCCCTTTTTGCTACCCGTATGCGTACGTATGATATGTTACAAATTGCAGAAGCCACCAGCAAATTAGCACCAGAACTGTTTTCCCTTGAAATGTGGGGCGGTGCTACATTTGATGCAAGTATGCGCTTTTTGAAAGAAGACCCATGGGAAAGACTACATCAACTTAGGGAACGGATTCCAAATATTCTTTTTCAAATGTTGATTCGCGGGGCAAATGCCGTAGGATATACCAATTATCCTGACAATGTGATTAAAGCTTTTATCCAAGAATCTGCAAAGGCAGGAATTGATATTTTCCGTATTTTTGATAGCCTCAACTGGCTAGAAGGAATGAAAGTTTCCATTGAAACGGTACGAGAAACGGGTAAAATTGCCGAAGCAGCCATTTGTTATACCGGTGACATTCTTGATCCTTCGAGAAATAAATATACCCTTCAATATTATGTAAATCTGGCAAAAGAATTAGAGAAAGCGGGAGCTCATATCATTGGAATTAAAGATATGGCTGGTCTTTTAAAACCTTACGCAGCTTATCAGTTAGTGAAAGCATTGAAAGAAGAAGTCGCACTTCCGATTCATTTGCATACCCATGATACGAGTGGAAATGGGCAAGCAACATTGTTAAAAGCCATTGAAGCAGGAGTAGATATTGTCGATGTAGCCATGAGTGCCATGTCAGGTCTTACCTCCCAACCTTCATTAAATGGCCTTGTTGCCGCTCTAGAGCATCGTGAACGAGAAACAGGTCTAAATTTAGATAACCTTCAAAAACTGGATCACTATTGGGAAGATATTCGCCCTTATTATGGATGCTTTGAAAGTGGACTAAAATCAAGCAGTGCAGAAGTGTACAAATATGAAATGCCCGGTGGTCAATATACCAATCTCAAACAGCAAGCCATTTCTTTAGGTCTTCGAGATCGCTTTGATGAAGTGAAAGAAATGTATGCTAAGGTTAACCAAATGTTTGGCGATATTATTAAAGTGACTCCTTCATCAAAAGTTGTTGGTGATATGGCCCTATTCATGGTACAAAACAATTTAACGGAACAAGACATTTACGAGAGAGGAGAAAAAATCGACTTCCCTGATTCTGTCATCCAATTTTTCCAAGGTTATCTCGGCCAACCTTATGGTGGTTTTCCTGAACGTTTGCAGGAAATTATCTTAAAAGGGAGGGACTATATTACTTGTCGTCCTGGTGAATTGTTACCCCCTGTTGATTTTGATCAATTAGAAGATGAACTTACAAAAAAAATCAATCGAAAGCCTTCTAAACAAGAACTCTTAAGTTATGCTCTTTATCCAAAAGTGTTCTTAGAAAAAGAAGCATTTATTAAAGAATATGGTAATATGGCCATTCTAGATACGTCTACCTTCTTCTATGGCATGCGGCCAGGAGAAAAAATTGCCGTTGAAATCGAAAAAGGAAAAACCTTAATCATCAGACTCACATCTATTGGCGAATTAAAATCAGATGGATCAAGAACCATTTATTTTGAATTAAATGGAATTCCAAGAGAAGTCATTGTACGGGATCAAAGTACAGGAATCACCATACAAAAACGAAGAACGGCTGATCGAGACAATCCCCTTCATGTGGGTGCAACCATGCCGGGTAAGGTTGTTAAAATCATGGTGGAAAGAGGAGATTCGGTTGCTAAAGGAGATTACCTGGTTGTAACAGAAGCGATGAAAATGGAGACCACGATTCAAGCCTCCTATGATGGTGTGATTAAAGACGTATACGTCAAACCTGGTGATACGGTTGAGATCGGTGACCTGTTAATTGAGTTTGAATATATTAAACAGAAATAA
- the rpsB gene encoding 30S ribosomal protein S2, which produces MAVISMKQLLEAGVHFGHQTRRWNPKMARYIFTERNGIYIIDLQKTVKKVEEAYNFIREVAASGKSILFVGTKKQAQDSVKEEAERSGSFYINQRWLGGTLTNFATIQKRIERLKELETMEVDGTFDVLPKKEVIILKKEKERLEKFLGGIKEMKELPGALFVIDPRKERIAVAEARKLDIPIVAIVDTNCDPDEVDYVIPGNDDAIRAVKLLTEKMADAILEGKQGEQTIA; this is translated from the coding sequence ATGGCAGTAATTTCAATGAAACAATTGCTTGAAGCAGGCGTTCATTTTGGACATCAAACACGTCGTTGGAATCCCAAAATGGCTCGCTATATCTTCACGGAAAGAAATGGGATCTATATTATTGATTTGCAAAAAACGGTAAAGAAAGTAGAAGAAGCGTATAATTTTATTCGTGAAGTTGCCGCTTCAGGGAAAAGTATCCTTTTTGTAGGTACAAAAAAACAAGCACAAGATTCTGTAAAAGAAGAAGCAGAACGTTCCGGTAGCTTTTATATTAACCAACGTTGGTTAGGAGGAACATTAACCAACTTTGCTACCATTCAAAAACGAATTGAACGATTAAAAGAATTAGAAACTATGGAAGTCGATGGAACATTTGATGTTCTACCAAAGAAAGAAGTTATCATTCTTAAAAAAGAAAAAGAGCGTCTTGAAAAGTTCTTAGGCGGTATTAAAGAAATGAAAGAACTTCCTGGTGCGTTGTTCGTTATTGATCCTCGCAAAGAGCGTATCGCTGTTGCAGAAGCTCGAAAATTAGATATCCCAATCGTTGCCATTGTTGATACGAATTGTGATCCGGATGAAGTGGATTATGTAATTCCTGGTAATGACGATGCAATTCGAGCAGTAAAGCTATTAACTGAAAAAATGGCAGATGCGATCCTTGAAGGGAAACAAGGGGAACAAACTATCGCGTAA
- a CDS encoding 1-deoxy-D-xylulose-5-phosphate reductoisomerase: MKTLSILGSTGSIGTQTLEVVRSHPDQFRVVAISGGTNLNRLREQIKMFSPKLVSVKTKELAEELRREVGSRVTIVYGEEGLIEVATHPDANFVVTAVVGSIGLRPTIEAIKVGKHIGLANKETLVSAGHIVMDLAKKHQIPILPIDSEHSAIYQSLNSEKKEQVRRIILTASGGSFRDKTREELRNVSIQDALKHPNWSMGAKITIDSATMMNKGLEIIEAHWLFQMPFDKIDVMIHPESIIHSMVEYVDRAIIAQLGTPDMKVPIQYALSYPDRFELKQEPLDLTKIGSLHFQKPDFRRFPSLKMAYECGKDGGTMPTVLNAANEEIVAAFLAGKVPFIEIESFIEKVLDQHLKISNPNLEEIMEADQWARKMIANLLK; encoded by the coding sequence GTGAAAACCTTGTCAATCTTAGGATCCACTGGATCAATTGGTACACAAACATTAGAAGTGGTAAGGTCTCATCCAGATCAATTTCGTGTGGTCGCAATTTCTGGCGGAACAAATCTTAATCGATTAAGGGAACAAATCAAGATGTTTTCGCCAAAGCTCGTATCTGTGAAAACAAAAGAATTAGCGGAAGAACTTCGACGTGAAGTCGGTTCGCGTGTTACAATCGTTTATGGAGAAGAGGGACTCATTGAAGTCGCTACTCATCCTGATGCAAATTTTGTGGTAACAGCTGTAGTAGGAAGTATAGGGTTGAGACCAACCATTGAAGCGATTAAAGTTGGAAAGCATATCGGCTTAGCAAACAAAGAAACATTAGTTTCTGCTGGACACATCGTAATGGACTTAGCTAAAAAGCATCAAATTCCTATCTTGCCTATTGATAGTGAGCATTCGGCAATTTATCAAAGCTTAAACAGTGAAAAAAAAGAACAAGTACGTCGTATTATCTTAACTGCCTCTGGTGGTTCTTTTCGCGATAAAACAAGAGAAGAGTTAAGAAATGTATCAATACAAGATGCATTAAAACATCCAAATTGGTCGATGGGTGCAAAGATTACGATAGATTCCGCTACAATGATGAATAAAGGATTAGAGATCATTGAAGCACATTGGTTATTTCAAATGCCTTTTGATAAAATTGATGTCATGATTCACCCCGAAAGTATCATACACTCTATGGTAGAGTATGTTGATCGTGCCATTATTGCGCAATTAGGTACACCTGACATGAAAGTACCTATTCAATATGCGTTATCTTATCCTGATCGTTTCGAACTGAAACAAGAACCCCTAGACTTAACAAAGATAGGTTCATTACATTTTCAAAAACCGGATTTTAGACGATTTCCAAGTTTAAAAATGGCTTATGAGTGTGGAAAAGATGGAGGTACAATGCCGACGGTTTTAAATGCTGCAAATGAAGAGATTGTTGCCGCTTTTTTGGCAGGAAAAGTACCATTTATTGAAATAGAATCTTTTATTGAAAAAGTCCTTGATCAGCATCTTAAAATTTCTAACCCAAATCTAGAAGAAATTATGGAAGCGGATCAGTGGGCTAGAAAAATGATCGCAAATTTGTTGAAATGA